In Horticoccus luteus, the following proteins share a genomic window:
- the ftsA gene encoding cell division protein FtsA codes for MSSKSRIIGAVEIGTSKVTVLVGELNGRELSLIGHGECPSRGIIKGAVVDYKAASDCTHAALEFAERDAHERIDQVFLALTGGHLEGFYNEATVSVKAADNMISAGDIATVSQLAQSKELPAGRMVVHHIRRPFRVDGRLVPTSPEHLVGQRLGVGYWSVHGAENKIADAIHVIGGFNLEVSELVLASLASGYMITSAEDRQHGSLAIDIGAGTTDYVLYRDGVPHTTGVVAVGGSHLTNDLSIGLRLTENQAEKLKLRFGRALVQARDRGEKVWLEGNFAIGDRQFPRHTIEQITAARVWELLEVVKKQLGAAFEPEACGGGVVLTGGTAKLPGMAEAAAKVFGVTARLGEAPPRLKESLRDPGYSAALGLLYYGLAARAERAAMPTRRGGSFLRSMSRLFANT; via the coding sequence GTGAGTTCTAAAAGCCGCATCATCGGAGCCGTTGAAATCGGCACGTCCAAAGTCACCGTCCTCGTGGGCGAGCTCAACGGTCGCGAGTTGTCGCTGATCGGCCACGGCGAGTGTCCGTCGCGCGGTATCATCAAGGGCGCGGTGGTGGACTATAAAGCCGCCAGCGATTGCACGCACGCGGCGCTGGAATTCGCGGAGCGCGACGCACACGAGCGCATCGACCAAGTGTTCCTGGCGTTGACCGGGGGGCATCTCGAAGGGTTTTACAATGAAGCGACCGTGAGTGTGAAGGCGGCGGACAACATGATCAGCGCGGGCGACATCGCGACGGTCAGCCAGTTGGCGCAATCGAAAGAGCTGCCGGCGGGACGCATGGTGGTGCATCACATCCGCCGGCCGTTTCGGGTCGATGGCCGGTTGGTGCCGACCTCCCCCGAACATCTCGTGGGCCAGCGTCTCGGGGTCGGTTACTGGAGCGTGCACGGCGCCGAAAACAAAATCGCCGACGCGATCCACGTGATCGGGGGCTTCAATCTTGAGGTTTCGGAGCTCGTGCTCGCGAGCCTCGCCTCGGGCTACATGATCACGTCGGCGGAAGACCGGCAGCACGGTTCGCTGGCGATCGACATCGGCGCGGGCACGACGGACTACGTGCTCTATCGCGACGGTGTGCCGCACACGACCGGCGTCGTCGCGGTGGGCGGCAGTCATTTGACGAACGACCTGAGCATCGGGCTGCGTCTGACCGAGAACCAGGCGGAGAAGTTGAAACTGCGCTTCGGGCGGGCGTTGGTGCAGGCGCGCGATCGCGGGGAGAAGGTGTGGCTGGAAGGCAATTTCGCGATCGGCGATCGCCAGTTTCCCCGTCACACGATCGAACAGATCACCGCGGCGCGTGTGTGGGAATTGCTGGAAGTGGTGAAGAAGCAACTCGGCGCGGCGTTCGAACCGGAAGCGTGCGGCGGAGGCGTGGTGCTCACGGGCGGCACGGCCAAGCTGCCGGGCATGGCCGAGGCAGCGGCGAAAGTTTTCGGCGTGACAGCGCGTCTGGGGGAGGCGCCGCCGCGGTTGAAGGAGAGTTTGCGTGATCCTGGCTACAGCGCCGCGCTGGGCCTGCTCTATTACGGACTGGCGGCGCGCGCCGAGCGGGCGGCGATGCCGACCCGGCGCGGCGGCAGTTTCCTCCGCTCGATGTCGCGCTTGTTCGCCAACACCTGA
- a CDS encoding cell division protein FtsQ/DivIB: MSSPSNNSPATRHWRDIPQQVKPRAMSKGGRRRLFWSSLRTMVGVVALGLIGWATWAAVHSWQNSSGRVSHAVPATPISEIVLVTDGVLERTWLVDTLALPRGATLMELDLMRLRERLLASGQVRTAVLTRNFPSTLVATLSERAPVVRVNAQAPGDAAPKTLLVARDGVVFSGAGFDPAMIATLPWLDGVRLVRSGSGFASIDGMGAVAELLSKAKFEAEHLYRKWRVVSLERYASDGELVVTADDGLKMRFSVNDDYFRQLARLDLVLDYTNNPARPQAAIDLALGGQVPVTLTPEVVAVRGSKSLSRPSKNPSSKSSREF, translated from the coding sequence ATGAGTTCACCTTCCAACAATTCTCCGGCCACCCGCCACTGGCGCGATATCCCGCAGCAGGTGAAGCCGCGCGCGATGTCGAAGGGCGGGCGGCGGCGTTTGTTCTGGAGCAGTTTGCGGACGATGGTGGGCGTGGTGGCGCTTGGTTTGATCGGTTGGGCCACTTGGGCGGCGGTGCATTCGTGGCAGAACAGTTCCGGGCGGGTATCGCACGCGGTGCCGGCGACGCCGATCTCCGAAATCGTGCTTGTAACGGATGGTGTGCTCGAGCGCACGTGGCTGGTCGATACGCTGGCGCTGCCGCGCGGGGCGACGTTGATGGAGCTCGATTTGATGCGGTTGCGCGAACGTCTGCTCGCGAGCGGGCAGGTGCGCACGGCGGTGTTGACGCGCAATTTCCCCTCGACGCTGGTGGCCACGCTGTCCGAGCGCGCGCCGGTGGTGCGGGTGAATGCGCAGGCGCCCGGCGACGCGGCGCCGAAGACGTTGCTGGTGGCGCGCGATGGCGTGGTGTTTTCTGGCGCGGGTTTCGATCCGGCGATGATCGCCACATTGCCGTGGCTCGACGGCGTGCGACTCGTGCGCAGCGGCAGCGGGTTCGCGTCGATCGATGGAATGGGGGCGGTGGCCGAACTGCTCAGCAAGGCGAAGTTCGAGGCGGAGCATCTCTACCGGAAGTGGCGCGTGGTTTCGCTCGAACGTTATGCGTCGGACGGCGAATTGGTCGTGACCGCCGACGACGGCTTGAAGATGCGGTTCAGCGTCAACGACGACTATTTTCGCCAGCTCGCGCGGCTGGATCTGGTGTTGGACTATACCAACAATCCTGCGCGTCCGCAGGCGGCCATCGATCTGGCGCTGGGCGGCCAGGTGCCGGTGACGCTGACGCCGGAAGTCGTCGCCGTGCGTGGGTCGAAATCACTTTCCCGTCCGTCAAAGAATCCTTCGTCCAAATCATCCCGTGAGTTCTAA
- a CDS encoding D-alanine--D-alanine ligase family protein: MTTPIIAVLCGGTSSEREVSIGSGRACAIALARSFPTCLIDVTAEALPAALDRERHVVFSTLHGTFGEDGGMQRLLDAAGIAYAGCDATASALTMDKTRTKQAVAACGVRSPRGLTFSAANKPTAEQVMAELGARVVLKPNNEGSSVGLFLADDRAALTAALASATSGTWLAEERIVGRELSVGVLAGRAMGVVEIRPKSGVYDYASKYTKGLTEYLAPAPLADEVTRAVQQAAAAAVAACGGRDYARVDFLLKENNEAFFLEINTLPGMKETSLLPMSARVAGMDFTALVRAMVLPAVERFQVAKRA, translated from the coding sequence GTGACGACTCCAATCATTGCGGTCCTGTGCGGAGGCACTTCGTCGGAACGCGAAGTGTCGATCGGCTCGGGCAGGGCGTGTGCGATCGCGCTCGCCCGCTCGTTTCCCACCTGCCTCATCGACGTGACGGCGGAAGCGTTGCCGGCGGCGCTGGATCGGGAGCGCCACGTGGTGTTTTCGACATTGCACGGCACGTTTGGCGAAGACGGCGGCATGCAGCGGTTGCTGGATGCGGCGGGCATCGCGTATGCCGGGTGTGACGCCACGGCGAGCGCACTGACGATGGACAAGACGCGCACGAAGCAGGCGGTCGCGGCGTGCGGGGTGCGTTCGCCGCGCGGGTTGACGTTCAGCGCGGCCAACAAGCCGACGGCGGAGCAAGTGATGGCGGAGTTGGGCGCGCGCGTCGTGCTGAAGCCCAACAACGAAGGCAGCAGCGTGGGTCTGTTTCTGGCGGATGATCGCGCGGCGTTGACGGCGGCGTTGGCGAGCGCGACGAGTGGAACCTGGCTGGCGGAGGAGCGGATCGTGGGCCGCGAGTTGTCGGTGGGCGTGCTCGCCGGTCGCGCGATGGGGGTGGTGGAGATCCGGCCGAAATCGGGCGTCTACGATTACGCGAGCAAATACACGAAAGGCCTGACGGAGTATCTGGCACCGGCGCCGTTGGCGGATGAGGTGACGCGGGCGGTGCAGCAGGCGGCGGCGGCGGCGGTTGCGGCGTGCGGCGGGCGCGACTACGCGCGCGTCGACTTCCTGTTAAAAGAAAACAACGAGGCGTTTTTTCTCGAAATCAACACGCTGCCCGGCATGAAAGAAACGAGTCTGCTGCCGATGAGCGCGCGCGTCGCGGGGATGGATTTTACGGCGTTGGTTCGGGCGATGGTCCTACCCGCGGTGGAGCGTTTTCAGGTGGCGAAGCGCGCATGA
- the murB gene encoding UDP-N-acetylmuramate dehydrogenase: protein MTRDVLPPLFGRTVQRVHCIGVGGMGLGPLAIFLARSGWTVTGEDDALSMEMRRQLQRGGVVIAPLPEACDLVVYSSAIAPAHAASAAAGARGIPRVRRGEMLAAVTAGRRLVAVCGSHGKTTTTAMLITVLRRAGVDAGYVLGGLFNGGAAPAQAGAADWVVAEIDESDGTIGQFAPELTVAVNLDWDHPDFYRSAGALETAFADLFQRTRGEVLVGGPTRNGAQEIDVGPQKRAWTFGLEQGADFEATLVADEGGRMTLRLSGKFQAGEATVRARGEFNARNATAALAAAQLMGVALTGDELADFPGVRRRQTVLSTVGGVTVMEDYAHHPAEIRALLASLRRPGGVLRVVFQPHRFSRTAQFKAEFADALAQADAVYLLDVYSAGEMPVAGGTSAEVADALHRAAPALAVHYAAGDGGWSQRLTAEVRSGDVVVFVGAGDIERRAREWLAARWDGLAAEISQGVSAATKVRREESLAPKTTMRVGGAARIYVEPATAEDLRATVAAARARGVRWLMLGRGSNLVVPDEGVDGVVISLAAAAWATFEARGDGRVWAGAGLRLKNLCGLAAKAGLTGFEFLEGVPGNLGGALRMNAGAMGGWTFDVVEAVTLMDADGTVRTLPKAEMEVGYRHCAELKNAVALGALLRPAAQVEADAVNRQLDVYRRKRQESQPREPSAGCIFKNPPGTSAGRLIDESGLKGARVGEAEVSAVHANFIVNRGGATAGDVLELVRHVRARVRRATGVELEPEVILFGQTWEETL from the coding sequence ATGACGCGCGACGTATTGCCGCCTTTGTTTGGGCGCACCGTGCAGCGCGTCCACTGCATCGGCGTGGGCGGAATGGGGCTGGGGCCGCTCGCGATTTTTCTCGCCCGCTCGGGATGGACAGTGACGGGAGAAGACGATGCGTTGAGCATGGAAATGCGGCGGCAATTGCAGCGCGGAGGCGTCGTCATCGCACCGCTGCCCGAGGCGTGCGATCTGGTCGTTTATTCGTCGGCGATCGCCCCGGCGCACGCCGCCAGTGCGGCCGCCGGTGCGCGGGGAATTCCGCGGGTGCGGCGCGGCGAGATGCTGGCCGCCGTGACGGCTGGTCGGCGGCTGGTGGCCGTCTGCGGCTCGCACGGGAAGACTACGACGACCGCGATGCTGATCACGGTGTTGCGGCGCGCAGGCGTGGACGCGGGTTATGTGTTGGGCGGACTTTTCAACGGTGGCGCGGCGCCGGCGCAGGCGGGCGCGGCGGATTGGGTCGTGGCGGAAATCGATGAGAGCGACGGCACGATCGGCCAGTTTGCGCCCGAGCTCACGGTCGCGGTGAATCTCGATTGGGATCACCCGGATTTCTATCGGAGCGCGGGGGCGTTGGAGACGGCGTTTGCGGACTTGTTTCAACGCACGCGAGGGGAGGTGCTGGTGGGTGGGCCGACTCGCAACGGCGCGCAGGAGATCGACGTGGGACCGCAAAAACGTGCGTGGACGTTCGGGTTGGAGCAGGGCGCCGATTTCGAAGCGACGTTGGTCGCGGATGAAGGCGGCCGGATGACGCTCCGGCTCAGCGGCAAATTTCAGGCGGGCGAGGCGACGGTGCGGGCGCGGGGCGAATTCAACGCGCGCAACGCGACGGCGGCGCTGGCGGCGGCGCAGCTGATGGGCGTGGCGCTCACGGGCGACGAGCTCGCCGACTTTCCGGGCGTGCGGCGGCGGCAAACGGTGCTCTCCACCGTGGGCGGCGTGACGGTGATGGAGGACTATGCGCATCACCCGGCGGAGATCCGGGCGTTGCTGGCGAGTTTGCGGCGGCCAGGCGGCGTGTTGCGGGTGGTGTTTCAGCCGCACCGGTTCAGCCGCACAGCGCAGTTCAAGGCCGAATTTGCGGACGCCCTCGCGCAGGCGGATGCGGTTTACCTGCTGGATGTTTACTCCGCGGGAGAAATGCCGGTCGCGGGCGGGACCTCGGCGGAAGTCGCGGATGCGTTGCACCGGGCGGCGCCGGCGTTGGCGGTGCATTATGCGGCGGGCGACGGCGGGTGGAGTCAGCGACTGACGGCGGAAGTGCGGAGCGGTGATGTCGTGGTGTTTGTGGGCGCGGGCGACATCGAGCGCCGCGCGCGGGAGTGGCTCGCCGCGCGCTGGGATGGGCTGGCAGCGGAAATTTCGCAGGGCGTGAGCGCAGCGACGAAGGTGCGGCGCGAGGAATCGCTCGCACCGAAGACGACGATGCGCGTGGGCGGAGCGGCCCGGATTTATGTGGAGCCGGCGACAGCGGAGGATTTGCGGGCAACGGTGGCAGCGGCCCGCGCGCGCGGGGTGCGGTGGTTGATGCTCGGGCGCGGATCGAATCTGGTGGTGCCGGATGAAGGCGTGGACGGCGTGGTGATCTCGCTCGCCGCGGCGGCGTGGGCGACATTCGAGGCGCGCGGCGACGGGCGCGTGTGGGCGGGCGCGGGGTTGCGTTTGAAGAATTTGTGCGGGCTCGCGGCGAAGGCGGGTTTAACGGGTTTCGAATTTCTGGAAGGCGTGCCGGGAAATCTGGGCGGCGCGTTGCGGATGAACGCGGGTGCGATGGGCGGATGGACGTTCGATGTGGTGGAGGCAGTGACGTTGATGGACGCCGACGGCACGGTGCGGACGCTGCCGAAGGCGGAGATGGAGGTGGGTTACCGGCATTGCGCGGAATTGAAGAACGCGGTGGCGCTGGGGGCATTGTTGCGGCCCGCGGCGCAGGTGGAAGCGGATGCGGTCAACCGGCAGCTCGATGTTTACCGCCGCAAGCGGCAGGAGAGTCAGCCGCGCGAGCCGAGTGCGGGATGCATTTTTAAGAATCCACCGGGGACGTCGGCGGGGCGGTTGATCGACGAGAGCGGCTTGAAGGGCGCGCGGGTCGGCGAGGCGGAGGTGTCGGCGGTGCACGCAAATTTCATCGTGAATCGCGGGGGCGCGACGGCCGGCGACGTGCTGGAATTGGTGCGGCACGTGCGCGCACGGGTGCGGCGCGCGACGGGAGTGGAACTCGAGCCGGAAGTGATATTGTTCGGCCAGACGTGGGAGGAAACCTTGTGA
- a CDS encoding UDP-N-acetylglucosamine--N-acetylmuramyl-(pentapeptide) pyrophosphoryl-undecaprenol N-acetylglucosamine transferase, with protein sequence MSKFLISCGGTGGHLSPGISLAEGLTDRGHEVVLLISTKKVDARLAEKYPQFKFLRVPGSAFGWSPWKMARCVFSQAHGFLFSLRLVRRSHADAVVGFGGFTSAAIVLAGRLAGVRVAVHESNRVPGRAVRLFGRFADRVYLPLGIRLASVRTKATRHVGMPVRREIKRLPRATACEAFGLDPGLPVLAVFGGSQGAAPLNQWVTDNVEALALEGVQICCVTGMGKGQPESRELRSKHGRPVRVVFMPFCDRVADLLSAADLVLSRAGAGTLAELIRCETPAILVPYPQAADDHQRANAAFFERQGGGVVVDQMFIASLRAEVLDTIFNDWLLRRFRTNLQRMDRANSLDLMLRDLEELTAPPARRPALAVAAT encoded by the coding sequence ATGAGCAAGTTTCTGATTTCCTGCGGCGGCACGGGCGGACATTTGTCGCCCGGCATTTCCCTCGCGGAAGGGTTAACGGATCGCGGCCACGAGGTGGTGCTGCTGATCAGCACGAAGAAGGTGGATGCGCGCCTGGCGGAGAAATATCCGCAGTTTAAATTTCTTCGCGTGCCGGGATCGGCGTTCGGGTGGAGCCCGTGGAAGATGGCGCGCTGCGTGTTTTCGCAGGCGCACGGTTTTCTGTTTTCGCTCCGCCTGGTGCGGCGTTCGCACGCGGACGCCGTGGTCGGATTCGGTGGTTTTACGTCGGCCGCGATCGTGCTGGCGGGGCGACTGGCGGGCGTGCGTGTGGCGGTGCACGAGTCGAACCGGGTGCCGGGACGCGCCGTGCGGTTGTTCGGGCGGTTCGCGGACCGCGTTTATCTGCCGCTGGGGATCCGGCTGGCGAGCGTGCGCACCAAGGCGACCCGGCATGTGGGCATGCCGGTGCGGCGGGAGATCAAGCGTTTGCCGCGGGCGACGGCGTGCGAGGCATTTGGCCTCGATCCGGGGCTGCCGGTGCTCGCGGTGTTTGGCGGCAGTCAGGGCGCGGCGCCGCTGAATCAATGGGTGACGGACAACGTGGAGGCGCTCGCGCTGGAGGGCGTGCAGATTTGTTGCGTGACGGGGATGGGCAAGGGGCAGCCGGAGAGTCGCGAATTGCGTTCGAAGCATGGCCGGCCGGTGCGCGTGGTGTTCATGCCGTTTTGCGATCGCGTGGCGGATCTTTTGTCGGCGGCGGATTTGGTGTTGTCGCGGGCGGGCGCGGGCACGCTGGCGGAACTCATCCGCTGCGAAACGCCGGCGATTCTCGTGCCCTATCCGCAGGCGGCGGACGATCATCAACGGGCCAACGCGGCGTTTTTCGAGCGGCAGGGCGGCGGGGTGGTGGTCGATCAAATGTTCATTGCGAGCCTGCGCGCCGAGGTGCTCGACACGATTTTCAACGACTGGCTGCTGCGCCGCTTCCGCACGAACCTGCAGCGGATGGACCGGGCAAATTCGCTCGATCTGATGCTACGGGATCTCGAGGAACTCACTGCGCCGCCCGCGCGCCGGCCGGCGCTGGCCGTGGCCGCCACTTGA
- a CDS encoding FtsW/RodA/SpoVE family cell cycle protein: protein MATLELPANTARARFSVNPVAIIVVCAAGLTILGLTILFSASASFKMGPYYYLNKQLMGVGIAAVLCFVTSRLNLDYARRYVWVIAGVLVLMLLLVLIPHIGISVKGSRRWLGIGPLRLQVSEFAKLGLVFCLAHYLAINQTHIGDLKRGFLIPLGIIGVCAGLIVREPDFGTAALALVVGLVLLFLAGAKWRYTMATVAVAGLGFALLVMHNPNRLRRFTAFLDVEGNKSAGTYQLYQSLAAFAVGGTDGAGLGQGRQQMNFLPEAHTDFIFAVVGEELGMWATLGVVTVFLVMFLAGLLHLRRAPNLFQFLLATGCLLLMCLQAIINLGVVTGLFPTKGMSLPFISAGLSNLLLMGVLLGVLLNTQRTWGRANLAGGGRSMREVLS from the coding sequence ATGGCCACTCTCGAACTACCGGCGAATACCGCCCGGGCGCGTTTCAGCGTCAACCCGGTGGCGATCATCGTGGTTTGCGCCGCGGGGCTGACCATCCTCGGGCTGACGATTTTGTTCAGCGCGAGCGCGTCGTTCAAGATGGGCCCGTATTACTACCTCAACAAGCAGTTGATGGGCGTGGGGATCGCGGCGGTGCTGTGTTTCGTGACGAGCCGGTTGAATCTGGACTACGCGCGGCGCTACGTGTGGGTGATCGCCGGCGTGCTGGTGTTGATGTTGTTGCTGGTATTGATCCCGCATATCGGCATTTCGGTAAAAGGGAGCCGGCGCTGGCTGGGCATCGGGCCGCTGCGACTGCAGGTATCGGAGTTCGCGAAGTTGGGGCTGGTCTTCTGCCTCGCGCATTATCTGGCGATCAACCAGACGCACATCGGCGACCTGAAGCGCGGGTTTTTGATTCCGTTGGGTATCATCGGCGTATGCGCGGGCTTGATCGTGCGGGAGCCGGACTTCGGCACGGCCGCGCTCGCGCTGGTCGTGGGGCTCGTGTTGCTGTTTCTCGCGGGTGCGAAGTGGCGCTACACGATGGCGACGGTGGCGGTCGCCGGATTGGGATTTGCGTTGCTGGTGATGCACAACCCGAACCGGTTGCGGCGGTTCACGGCGTTTCTGGACGTGGAAGGCAACAAGAGCGCGGGCACGTATCAGCTGTATCAATCGCTGGCGGCGTTTGCGGTGGGTGGCACCGATGGCGCGGGGCTGGGGCAGGGGCGGCAGCAGATGAATTTCCTGCCGGAGGCGCACACGGATTTCATTTTCGCGGTCGTCGGCGAAGAGCTCGGGATGTGGGCGACGCTGGGCGTGGTGACGGTTTTCCTGGTGATGTTTCTGGCGGGCCTGCTGCATCTGCGGCGGGCGCCGAATCTGTTTCAATTCCTTTTGGCAACGGGCTGCCTGCTGCTCATGTGCCTGCAGGCGATCATCAATCTCGGCGTGGTGACGGGACTTTTTCCGACGAAGGGCATGTCGCTGCCGTTTATCAGCGCGGGGCTGTCGAACCTGCTGTTGATGGGCGTGCTGCTCGGCGTCCTGCTGAACACGCAGCGGACGTGGGGCCGCGCGAATCTGGCCGGCGGCGGGCGGTCGATGCGGGAGGTGCTGTCGTGA
- a CDS encoding LysM peptidoglycan-binding domain-containing protein encodes MKILKVFGIVVGIHVFALILIFANPGCSSTAKPAPADTAAKDAAADSSPMVSVPMSDAAPSNNSADAATAMSTPSPVVSAPLDYGSSAGVRYTPTRPGSDAAQAVRGPAPVEGVTPVTTYTVAKGDSLWTVAKKHHLSVTQLAAANHIKPATPLRLGQKLIIPTTAVAAAPTDNLALGKPAAVADEGKASSASPVKHVVKPGETLGGIAHKYGVPYGEIALVNNISDPTKIRPGMELIIPAPKNRPGKSTSTPAAKPTSKAAANAPAPTPQTTTPVVPTPDQSKPFFTPPPADRDLDSGIKPGATDAPVIQIEDPNRK; translated from the coding sequence ATGAAAATCCTCAAAGTTTTCGGCATCGTCGTGGGCATCCACGTCTTTGCTTTGATCCTGATTTTTGCCAATCCCGGCTGCAGTTCCACGGCCAAACCGGCGCCGGCCGATACCGCCGCGAAGGACGCTGCAGCCGACAGTTCGCCGATGGTCTCGGTGCCGATGTCGGACGCGGCGCCGTCGAACAATTCGGCGGACGCCGCGACGGCCATGTCCACGCCCTCGCCGGTGGTTTCCGCGCCGCTTGATTATGGCTCCAGCGCGGGTGTGCGTTACACGCCGACGCGGCCGGGCTCGGATGCGGCGCAGGCGGTGCGCGGGCCGGCGCCCGTGGAAGGCGTTACGCCGGTGACGACTTACACTGTGGCCAAAGGCGACAGTCTCTGGACGGTGGCGAAGAAGCATCACTTGAGTGTGACGCAGCTGGCTGCGGCCAATCACATCAAGCCGGCGACGCCGCTGCGTCTCGGCCAGAAGTTGATCATTCCAACGACCGCGGTGGCGGCGGCGCCGACCGACAATCTTGCGCTCGGGAAACCGGCGGCGGTGGCGGATGAGGGCAAGGCGAGCAGCGCCAGCCCGGTGAAGCACGTGGTGAAGCCCGGCGAAACGCTGGGCGGAATCGCGCACAAATACGGCGTCCCCTACGGCGAGATCGCGCTCGTGAACAACATTTCGGACCCGACCAAAATCCGGCCGGGCATGGAGTTGATTATCCCGGCGCCGAAGAACCGGCCAGGGAAGTCGACGTCGACTCCGGCGGCGAAGCCTACGTCCAAGGCCGCGGCCAACGCTCCGGCGCCGACGCCCCAGACGACGACGCCGGTCGTGCCGACGCCGGACCAGAGCAAACCGTTTTTCACGCCGCCTCCGGCGGACCGCGATCTGGACAGTGGCATCAAGCCGGGCGCGACTGATGCGCCGGTGATTCAGATCGAAGATCCGAATCGCAAGTAA
- the murD gene encoding UDP-N-acetylmuramoyl-L-alanine--D-glutamate ligase, giving the protein MPSAIPSFLADALRRPVAVLGGGVSGTGAVALVRALGGQAEIYDVKGAALTAEAAARHGLVVFSPGFAPAHPWLALARAAGAICLGELDFASLFWRGEIIAITGTNGKTTLTEFLAQALRDTGTEAQATGNIGYPFTQLVVDTDGGSETAVAVCEVSSFQAESMQHFRAAAVLWTNFAEDHLERHGSLEGYFAAKAVLLQRLREGGRGFVGESVARYAANTRRRLPVGTQVVVSEHCVFDPELGDTIFSDYPQRENFELARAWWRAEGRPEEALRRTARAFRLGRHRLARVAEVDGVTYWNDSKATNFHAVEAALHHFAAPVRLIAGGRGKGGDIAAFVARAAPQVEQWFLIGETRTELAAAVSALGRPPTVCESLADAVRQAAAGARPGTQILLSPGFASFDMFRSYEDRGDQFERVVQELRAAPSF; this is encoded by the coding sequence ATGCCGTCCGCCATCCCATCCTTTCTCGCCGATGCGCTCCGCCGTCCCGTGGCGGTGCTGGGCGGCGGTGTGAGCGGGACAGGCGCGGTGGCGCTGGTGCGCGCCTTGGGCGGCCAGGCGGAAATCTACGATGTGAAGGGCGCGGCGTTGACCGCGGAGGCGGCGGCGCGGCACGGCCTGGTGGTGTTTTCACCGGGCTTTGCGCCAGCGCATCCGTGGCTGGCACTGGCGCGTGCGGCCGGCGCGATTTGTCTCGGGGAACTGGATTTCGCGTCTCTTTTCTGGCGGGGCGAAATCATCGCGATCACGGGCACGAATGGAAAGACGACGTTGACGGAATTCCTGGCGCAGGCGTTGCGCGACACGGGCACGGAGGCGCAGGCGACGGGCAATATCGGTTACCCATTCACGCAACTGGTGGTGGATACCGACGGGGGCAGCGAAACCGCGGTGGCGGTTTGCGAAGTGAGCTCGTTTCAAGCGGAGTCGATGCAGCACTTCCGGGCGGCGGCGGTGCTGTGGACAAATTTTGCGGAGGACCACTTGGAGCGGCACGGAAGCTTGGAAGGGTATTTTGCTGCGAAGGCGGTGCTGCTGCAGCGGTTGCGCGAAGGAGGGCGCGGGTTTGTCGGCGAGTCGGTAGCGCGGTATGCCGCGAACACGCGTCGCCGGTTGCCGGTAGGGACGCAGGTGGTGGTGTCGGAGCACTGCGTTTTTGACCCGGAGCTCGGCGACACGATTTTTTCCGACTACCCGCAACGGGAGAACTTCGAACTCGCGCGGGCGTGGTGGCGTGCGGAGGGAAGGCCGGAAGAGGCGTTGCGGCGGACAGCGCGGGCGTTTCGTCTCGGGCGGCATCGGCTGGCGCGCGTCGCGGAGGTGGACGGCGTGACGTATTGGAACGACTCGAAGGCGACGAACTTTCACGCGGTGGAAGCGGCGTTGCACCACTTCGCGGCGCCGGTGCGATTGATCGCGGGCGGGCGGGGGAAGGGCGGCGACATCGCCGCATTCGTGGCGCGGGCGGCGCCGCAGGTGGAACAGTGGTTTTTGATCGGCGAAACCCGGACGGAGCTGGCGGCGGCGGTCAGTGCGCTGGGCCGGCCGCCGACGGTCTGCGAATCGTTGGCCGACGCGGTGCGGCAGGCGGCGGCCGGGGCGCGGCCAGGCACGCAGATTTTACTCAGTCCGGGCTTTGCGAGTTTCGATATGTTTCGCAGCTACGAAGATCGCGGCGACCAGTTTGAGCGCGTGGTGCAAGAACTGCGCGCCGCACCCAGTTTTTGA